Proteins from a single region of Rhodospirillales bacterium:
- a CDS encoding YdbH domain-containing protein, whose product MKRPILILALLIMTGAIGVTGYVWLNIPQHLETRLRQTMNEAGFENYTLPPAEKKLGQTVYQNIALDPDGFSTLENLTITYNPLKLALLGKINSLRLSGLDLTGELDPQGKITIAGWNDVQSPLPQILKLKNTLIEIENARLSVLSQKWGGTSLSLDMQARPQRQHVNLQGRITATQRTLSATASLEGQISNKGFWDLRMELEQGKVTLPNLRASRLAGLINLSSQNMLPIRILGELEAGGLNVAELPWQKGALTLEGTVHEPQMILAAKSAGIEGLELALDIPNMRAPSLFSGTLHTDKLANLFDYLKEQKKLPVPRDTLTFLEQLNNIDIIFANQKNLIFNIKNEEQNIDIKGNITIKKEGGYTGEIQAALLPLSSLTSTPDALGTVNMQGDFTTTANKISGTLQFQLAKHSMLPYGPIPLTLSGAKIKLKDWKTLSGPLEKSLPCAIRNFKPEHNCSLSLQIRKSQITPSALTIKTLGTKIDAPSDQDKNKKTLLKINEIDLKDLLQAFKKSNWNAAGYLEGSAILYKENGKLIIDNLYLKNKGVGILKLKEGALFDLMEMEEFEKETMKLALENFHYDLLEIKASGALPDDVHISVFGKGKNPHLMQGHSFSLDFKIKPNFAPLIDTLFPATKTE is encoded by the coding sequence ATGAAACGCCCGATTTTAATTCTCGCACTCCTAATCATGACCGGAGCCATCGGCGTCACCGGTTATGTATGGCTGAACATCCCTCAACACCTTGAGACCAGACTCCGACAAACCATGAATGAAGCAGGTTTTGAAAATTATACCCTCCCACCGGCCGAAAAGAAACTTGGACAAACCGTCTATCAAAACATCGCTCTTGACCCTGATGGTTTCAGCACACTCGAAAACCTGACAATAACCTACAATCCCCTGAAACTTGCTCTGCTTGGAAAAATTAACTCTCTGCGCCTGTCCGGCCTCGATTTAACCGGAGAACTAGACCCGCAAGGCAAAATCACCATAGCCGGATGGAACGACGTACAATCCCCCCTTCCACAAATACTTAAACTTAAAAACACGCTCATAGAAATTGAAAATGCACGCCTGTCAGTGCTCAGTCAAAAATGGGGCGGCACATCTCTAAGTCTGGACATGCAAGCGCGCCCACAAAGACAGCACGTCAATCTACAAGGCAGAATCACAGCTACGCAGCGTACGCTCAGCGCCACAGCCAGTCTGGAAGGCCAAATCAGCAACAAAGGCTTCTGGGATCTACGCATGGAACTTGAGCAAGGCAAAGTCACTCTGCCCAATTTGCGTGCATCACGCCTCGCAGGATTAATCAATCTCAGCAGTCAAAACATGCTCCCAATCCGCATTCTCGGTGAACTGGAAGCAGGAGGCCTTAATGTCGCGGAATTGCCATGGCAAAAAGGCGCCCTGACACTTGAAGGAACAGTTCATGAACCGCAAATGATCCTCGCTGCAAAATCCGCTGGCATTGAAGGGCTTGAACTCGCTCTCGACATTCCCAATATGCGTGCGCCTTCGCTTTTTTCAGGAACTTTACATACAGATAAACTGGCAAATCTTTTCGACTATCTGAAAGAACAAAAGAAACTCCCGGTCCCCAGAGATACCCTGACTTTTCTAGAACAACTCAACAATATCGATATTATTTTCGCCAACCAAAAAAACTTAATATTTAACATTAAAAATGAAGAGCAAAATATTGATATAAAAGGAAATATAACCATAAAAAAAGAGGGAGGATACACAGGTGAAATTCAAGCTGCCCTGCTTCCACTATCGAGCCTAACATCCACCCCTGACGCCCTCGGCACCGTCAATATGCAAGGTGACTTCACAACCACAGCCAATAAAATATCCGGCACGCTCCAGTTTCAACTGGCTAAACACAGCATGTTGCCCTATGGCCCAATCCCCCTAACGCTCAGCGGCGCAAAAATCAAACTGAAAGACTGGAAAACTCTTTCCGGCCCTCTGGAAAAATCGCTCCCCTGCGCTATTCGTAACTTCAAACCAGAACACAACTGCTCCCTGTCACTGCAAATTCGTAAAAGCCAAATCACCCCTAGCGCCTTAACCATCAAAACGTTGGGCACAAAAATCGATGCCCCATCCGACCAAGACAAAAATAAAAAAACTTTACTCAAAATCAACGAAATTGACCTCAAAGACCTGCTTCAAGCATTTAAAAAATCAAACTGGAACGCGGCAGGCTACCTTGAAGGCAGCGCAATCCTTTATAAAGAAAACGGCAAGCTCATAATCGATAATCTCTACCTGAAAAATAAAGGTGTCGGAATCTTAAAACTCAAAGAAGGCGCCTTGTTCGACCTCATGGAAATGGAAGAATTTGAAAAGGAAACAATGAAACTGGCACTGGAAAACTTCCACTACGACCTTCTGGAAATCAAAGCGTCAGGGGCGCTGCCCGATGATGTCCATATCAGCGTATTTGGCAAAGGTAAAAACCCACACCTAATGCAAGGACACAGCTTTTCACTTGACTTCAAAATCAAACCAAACTTCGCTCCGCTCATCGACACACTGTTTCCAGCCACAAAAACCGAATGA
- the parE gene encoding DNA topoisomerase IV subunit B, whose translation MSDLFAPPSAASKNNYDASSIEVLEGLEPVRKRPGMYIGGTDERALHHLAGEILDNSMDEAVAGHADWIEIALEADYSLIIRDNGRGIPVDEHPKYPGKSALEVIMTTLHSGGKFSGKSYETSGGLHGVGISVVNALSDNMWVEVAREKKLYRQSFSRGLPTSKLEDLGAINNRRGTTVSFHPDPDIFGSQARFKPGWLFQMARSKAYLYSGVEIRWKCAHEIIPEDSKITPEAVFKFPNGLLDYLDATLHNRKTVIPNPFAGKADLPGNEGRVEFAITWPENGEGFSHSYCNTVPTPQGGTHETGLRTALSRSLRAYGEMIGVKKANIITADDVLGGAAILLSVFIKDPQFQGQTKEKLASSAVSKWVDSAIKDHFDLWLSGDPASATKLLNAIILRAEERLRRKMDRVQARKSATQKLRLPGKLADCSRANAEDTELFIVEGDSAGGSAKQGRNRETQAILPLRGKILNVVSATADKIRANQEIQDLIQALGCGAGRDFHLSKLRYERVIIMTDADVDGAHIAALLITFFYTQMRELVEEGHLYLAQPPLYRLVAGNNSAYAKDDEHKDALMETKEFKGKKVEVSRFKGLGEMPAKQLKETTMNPASRTLLRVTLPEAAAALAIGLSGEELESLEGENPLEAGASQADIDDLVERLMGKNAEPRFQFIQDNAEFASDIDV comes from the coding sequence ATGTCTGATTTATTCGCTCCACCTTCTGCTGCATCAAAAAACAACTACGATGCCTCTTCAATTGAAGTTTTGGAAGGACTTGAGCCTGTTCGCAAACGCCCCGGCATGTATATTGGCGGCACAGATGAGCGCGCCTTGCACCACTTGGCCGGCGAAATTCTGGACAACTCAATGGATGAAGCCGTAGCGGGCCACGCCGACTGGATCGAAATCGCCCTTGAGGCTGATTACTCTCTTATCATCCGTGACAATGGCCGCGGCATCCCGGTTGACGAACACCCGAAATACCCCGGAAAATCAGCTCTTGAGGTCATCATGACCACACTACACTCAGGCGGAAAATTCTCAGGAAAATCATACGAAACCTCAGGCGGTCTGCACGGTGTAGGAATTTCCGTCGTCAACGCCCTATCCGATAACATGTGGGTCGAAGTCGCCCGCGAAAAGAAACTCTACCGCCAAAGCTTTTCCCGCGGCCTCCCAACTTCAAAACTCGAAGATTTAGGCGCCATTAACAACCGCCGTGGCACAACCGTATCTTTTCACCCCGATCCTGACATTTTCGGCTCACAAGCCCGCTTCAAACCCGGCTGGCTGTTTCAGATGGCCCGCTCCAAAGCATATCTATATTCCGGCGTTGAAATTCGCTGGAAATGCGCCCACGAAATTATCCCTGAAGACAGCAAAATCACGCCTGAAGCCGTATTTAAATTCCCCAACGGACTGCTTGACTACCTTGACGCCACGCTACATAACCGCAAAACAGTAATCCCCAACCCCTTCGCAGGCAAAGCCGATCTCCCCGGTAATGAAGGTCGTGTTGAATTCGCCATCACATGGCCTGAAAACGGTGAAGGCTTTAGCCATTCCTACTGCAACACCGTACCAACACCACAAGGCGGCACCCATGAAACCGGGCTGCGCACCGCACTCTCACGAAGCCTGCGCGCCTATGGCGAAATGATCGGCGTAAAGAAGGCAAATATCATCACTGCTGACGATGTGCTGGGCGGCGCAGCTATATTGCTTTCTGTCTTTATCAAAGACCCCCAGTTTCAAGGCCAAACCAAAGAAAAACTCGCCAGTTCAGCTGTCAGCAAATGGGTTGATAGCGCCATAAAAGACCATTTCGACCTTTGGCTTTCCGGTGACCCGGCTTCAGCCACCAAGCTACTAAACGCCATCATCCTGCGTGCCGAAGAACGCCTGCGTCGTAAAATGGACCGCGTACAGGCCCGCAAAAGCGCCACACAAAAGCTGCGTCTGCCTGGCAAACTCGCCGATTGTTCACGCGCCAATGCCGAAGACACCGAGCTTTTCATCGTTGAGGGTGATAGCGCAGGCGGCTCAGCCAAACAAGGCCGCAACCGCGAAACACAGGCCATCTTACCCTTGCGCGGCAAAATTCTCAACGTCGTCAGCGCCACCGCCGATAAAATCCGCGCCAATCAGGAAATTCAAGATCTCATCCAGGCTCTGGGCTGCGGCGCTGGCCGAGACTTTCACCTCTCCAAACTCCGCTATGAACGCGTCATCATCATGACCGATGCAGACGTTGACGGCGCCCATATCGCCGCGCTGCTCATCACTTTTTTTTATACTCAAATGCGCGAACTTGTCGAAGAAGGGCACCTCTATCTCGCCCAACCCCCGCTCTACCGCCTCGTCGCAGGCAATAACAGCGCCTATGCAAAAGACGATGAACACAAAGATGCACTGATGGAAACCAAGGAATTCAAAGGAAAAAAAGTTGAAGTCAGCCGTTTTAAAGGTCTTGGAGAAATGCCCGCAAAACAGCTCAAAGAAACGACCATGAACCCAGCCAGCCGCACCTTGCTACGCGTAACCCTGCCCGAAGCCGCCGCCGCACTCGCTATAGGACTGTCCGGTGAAGAACTGGAAAGTCTGGAAGGCGAAAACCCGCTTGAAGCCGGCGCTTCACAGGCTGACATCGATGATCTCGTCGAACGCCTGATGGGCAAAAACGCCGAGCCCCGCTTTCAATTCATTCAAGACAACGCCGAATTCGCCAGCGATATTGACGTTTAG
- the glnA gene encoding type I glutamate--ammonia ligase has product MTTALKFKNIAEFLKYIKENDIQYVDMNFTDLRGKWQHTTEYAPELDEYKLNRGIFFDGSSIAGWQPINDSDMVIKPDLGKVAIDPFAAQRTLKVFCDIHEPNSGKPYALDPRSIAKAAEKHLKSSGLADTAYFGPEAEFFIFDDVKIHMETNRVSFEINSEEAPYNAGRHYDTGNMGHRPQTKGGYFPESPVDHLSDIRGEMLTVIQSMGVEVEKHHHEVAPSQCELGIRFSTLLDSADNIQLYKHAVHNVANAYGKTATFMPKPVFGDNGSGMHVHQSLWKSGKPLFAGDSYANLSENALYYIGGIIKHARSLNAFTNPTTNSYKRLVPGYEAPVLLAYSARNRSASCRVPYSASPKGKRIEVRFPDPTANPYLAFAAMLMAGLDGIENKIHPGEAMDENLYDLSQEEQDKLPNVCHSLRSALEALREDHEFLLKGDVFTQSAINAYIGLKEEENKAYEMMIHPIEYKLYYSS; this is encoded by the coding sequence ATGACCACCGCTCTCAAATTCAAAAATATTGCCGAATTCCTGAAATACATTAAAGAAAACGACATCCAGTATGTTGACATGAATTTCACCGATCTGCGCGGAAAATGGCAACACACAACCGAATATGCACCGGAACTCGATGAATACAAACTCAATCGTGGCATTTTCTTTGACGGCTCCTCCATTGCAGGGTGGCAACCAATTAACGACTCCGACATGGTCATCAAACCGGACCTCGGTAAAGTCGCCATTGACCCTTTCGCCGCACAAAGAACACTCAAGGTCTTTTGCGACATCCATGAACCAAACTCAGGCAAGCCTTATGCGCTTGACCCGCGCTCCATCGCCAAAGCCGCGGAAAAGCATCTCAAAAGCAGCGGCCTGGCTGATACGGCCTATTTCGGACCAGAAGCCGAATTTTTCATCTTCGATGACGTCAAAATCCATATGGAAACCAACCGCGTCAGTTTTGAAATCAACAGCGAAGAAGCCCCTTACAACGCAGGGCGCCATTACGACACCGGCAATATGGGCCACCGCCCGCAAACTAAAGGCGGTTATTTCCCTGAAAGCCCGGTTGATCATCTCTCTGACATTCGCGGCGAAATGCTGACCGTTATCCAGAGCATGGGTGTCGAAGTGGAAAAACACCACCATGAAGTCGCCCCCAGCCAGTGCGAACTCGGCATCAGGTTCTCGACCCTGCTGGACAGCGCCGACAACATCCAGCTTTACAAACATGCGGTACACAACGTCGCCAACGCCTACGGCAAAACCGCCACTTTCATGCCCAAACCCGTCTTCGGAGATAACGGCTCTGGTATGCACGTCCATCAATCTTTATGGAAATCAGGTAAACCTCTCTTTGCCGGTGACAGCTACGCCAACCTGTCTGAAAACGCGCTCTATTATATCGGCGGCATTATCAAACATGCCCGCAGCCTAAACGCCTTTACCAACCCGACAACAAATAGCTATAAACGACTCGTTCCAGGTTATGAAGCGCCTGTATTGCTGGCCTATTCCGCTCGAAATCGAAGTGCTTCTTGCCGCGTTCCATACAGCGCTTCACCAAAAGGCAAGCGCATCGAAGTTCGTTTCCCTGACCCAACCGCCAACCCATATCTGGCTTTCGCTGCAATGTTAATGGCCGGACTTGACGGAATAGAAAACAAAATTCACCCTGGCGAAGCCATGGACGAAAATCTCTATGATTTGTCACAAGAAGAACAAGATAAACTGCCGAATGTCTGCCATTCTTTACGCAGCGCACTAGAGGCTCTACGTGAAGATCATGAATTTCTGCTAAAAGGCGATGTCTTTACGCAAAGTGCAATCAACGCCTATATCGGCTTAAAAGAAGAAGAAAACAAAGCGTATGAAATGATGATCCACCCTATCGAATACAAACTATACTATTCCTCATAA
- a CDS encoding NAD(P)H-hydrate dehydratase — MSHEILTVAQMAKADRDTIEAGTPGFDLMRVAGRAVAKFILAEYEVPNILVLCGPGNNGGDGFVIAEILRKARRSVLCACLVEPEKLKGDALKAYNNWRGETVSFEAVDASTASLVVDAVFGTGFKGDLKAAVSDVFGQVRCLVVAVDIPSGVNGDTGAVDAHTLRADCTLTFHRKKLGHVLYPGAGYCGQVHEVDIGITADFESDALENHPDLWLKTFPRKGLGGHKYDNGLVQVYGAPKLTGATRLASEACARIGAGLVAVVAPKGTEDVYRAALAPHILVYDQEDQPERVAVRLYGPGGLGVKPDYKSDVPTVLDADALNDLPAGLSENYVITPHEGEFVKAFPDIVGTKLDKARIAAMQIGAVIVLKGADTVIVHPDGRAVINAHASAVLATAGSGDVLAGMIAGLLAQGMPAFEASCASVWMHGEAALRFGPGLVASDLIDLIPEVLQEELGFCAKLR, encoded by the coding sequence ATGAGCCATGAGATTTTGACGGTTGCGCAGATGGCAAAAGCGGACCGGGATACGATTGAGGCAGGGACGCCGGGGTTTGATTTGATGAGGGTAGCCGGACGGGCAGTGGCGAAGTTTATTCTTGCTGAATATGAGGTGCCGAATATCCTTGTTCTCTGCGGACCGGGGAATAATGGCGGGGATGGATTTGTTATTGCTGAAATTCTACGCAAAGCTAGACGGAGCGTGCTGTGTGCGTGTTTGGTCGAGCCGGAAAAGCTCAAAGGGGATGCGCTGAAGGCCTATAATAATTGGCGCGGGGAGACAGTTTCGTTTGAGGCAGTTGATGCAAGTACGGCGAGTTTGGTTGTCGATGCGGTGTTTGGCACGGGTTTTAAGGGCGATTTAAAGGCAGCTGTTAGCGATGTTTTTGGTCAGGTGCGTTGCCTGGTGGTGGCGGTGGATATTCCTTCTGGCGTTAATGGTGATACCGGTGCAGTCGATGCGCATACTTTACGGGCGGATTGTACGCTGACATTTCATCGGAAGAAGCTGGGGCATGTCCTCTATCCGGGGGCAGGGTATTGCGGGCAGGTTCATGAAGTTGATATCGGTATTACAGCAGATTTTGAATCTGATGCGCTGGAAAATCATCCGGATTTATGGCTGAAAACGTTTCCGCGAAAAGGTCTTGGCGGGCATAAATATGATAATGGTCTGGTGCAGGTCTATGGCGCTCCGAAATTAACAGGGGCTACGCGGCTGGCGAGTGAGGCTTGTGCGCGGATTGGCGCGGGGCTGGTGGCTGTCGTAGCGCCGAAAGGCACGGAAGATGTTTACCGGGCGGCCTTGGCGCCGCATATATTGGTTTATGATCAGGAAGATCAGCCAGAGCGCGTTGCGGTGCGGCTTTACGGGCCTGGTGGTTTGGGCGTGAAGCCGGATTATAAGAGCGATGTGCCAACGGTGCTGGATGCGGATGCCTTAAATGATTTACCTGCTGGCTTAAGTGAAAATTACGTTATTACTCCGCATGAGGGAGAATTTGTGAAGGCTTTTCCTGATATTGTGGGTACGAAGCTGGACAAAGCGCGGATAGCGGCGATGCAAATCGGCGCGGTTATAGTTCTTAAAGGTGCCGATACGGTGATTGTGCATCCGGACGGGCGGGCGGTTATTAATGCTCATGCAAGTGCCGTTTTGGCGACGGCGGGCTCTGGGGACGTACTGGCAGGGATGATTGCCGGACTATTGGCGCAGGGGATGCCTGCGTTTGAGGCCTCTTGTGCCAGCGTTTGGATGCATGGCGAGGCGGCTTTGCGGTTTGGGCCGGGGCTGGTGGCCAGCGATCTAATCGATTTAATTCCTGAAGTTTTGCAAGAAGAGCTTGGTTTTTGTGCAAAGTTGCGCTAA
- a CDS encoding trigger factor codes for MKVKELKSEGLNHELEITIPANDIEKRVDVKLQEVGKTARMPGFRPGKIPHAMLKQRYGKAILGEVLEAAVNETSQKALQDKKIKPALQPKIEVKSKDFGEGNDLVYIVQVEAMPEFKVADLKGIKLTKMVTTPDDNEVDQALERIAANNQSTKVVEAKRGAKDGETLVIDFHGRTADDNVEHEGMHAHGHHLKLGSGQFIPGFEEQLLGKKAGEKVEVKVSFPENYGAEELAGRDAIFDVDIHEIREPAKTEINDEFAKSLGIDDVKALKEAVKEQLQKELDGHSRMVLKKELLDALDDANKFDVPPGMLEMENTNIIQQVELDRQRNGEDKELSKAEKDEYAQIAERRVRLGLILAEVGNGQNITVADAELHKAVITEAQKFPGQEREVFDYYGKNRHALESLRAPLFEEKVVDYILELAEVKEKSVSQDELLKALDDEEGEAKPKKKAAAKKSSAKKSDGKKKPATQKAAAKKKAAAKK; via the coding sequence ATGAAAGTTAAAGAATTAAAGTCCGAAGGTTTAAACCACGAGCTGGAAATTACTATTCCAGCCAATGATATCGAAAAACGTGTTGATGTAAAACTTCAAGAAGTGGGCAAAACGGCCCGTATGCCGGGTTTTCGTCCAGGAAAAATTCCGCATGCCATGTTGAAACAGCGCTATGGTAAAGCGATTTTGGGAGAGGTGTTGGAAGCGGCTGTGAATGAGACATCTCAAAAAGCGCTTCAAGACAAGAAAATTAAACCTGCTTTGCAGCCGAAAATTGAAGTGAAGAGCAAAGATTTTGGCGAAGGGAATGATCTTGTGTACATCGTACAGGTTGAGGCGATGCCTGAATTTAAAGTGGCTGACCTTAAGGGGATTAAGCTTACAAAAATGGTTACAACGCCCGATGATAATGAAGTTGATCAAGCGCTGGAGCGTATTGCAGCGAATAATCAGTCTACGAAGGTTGTGGAAGCTAAGCGCGGTGCCAAAGACGGTGAAACGCTGGTGATTGATTTTCATGGACGCACGGCGGATGACAATGTTGAGCATGAAGGTATGCATGCGCACGGGCATCATCTTAAGCTTGGTTCCGGTCAGTTTATTCCGGGGTTTGAAGAGCAGCTTCTCGGCAAAAAAGCCGGTGAAAAAGTTGAGGTCAAAGTTTCTTTCCCTGAAAATTACGGGGCAGAAGAATTGGCCGGGCGTGATGCGATTTTCGATGTGGATATCCACGAAATTCGTGAGCCTGCTAAGACGGAAATCAATGATGAGTTCGCTAAATCCCTTGGCATAGATGATGTAAAAGCCTTGAAAGAAGCGGTTAAAGAGCAGCTTCAGAAGGAACTTGACGGGCATTCCCGGATGGTTTTGAAGAAAGAGCTTTTGGACGCTCTGGATGATGCGAATAAATTTGATGTTCCTCCGGGCATGCTTGAAATGGAGAATACTAATATTATCCAGCAAGTTGAACTGGATCGTCAGCGTAATGGTGAGGATAAAGAGCTTTCAAAGGCGGAAAAGGATGAGTATGCGCAAATCGCCGAGCGCCGCGTGCGTTTGGGGCTTATTCTGGCGGAAGTCGGTAATGGCCAGAATATTACCGTGGCTGATGCTGAGTTGCATAAGGCTGTGATTACGGAAGCGCAGAAATTTCCCGGTCAGGAACGTGAGGTTTTTGATTATTACGGCAAGAACCGGCATGCACTTGAATCCCTGCGTGCGCCTTTGTTTGAGGAAAAAGTTGTCGACTATATTCTTGAGCTGGCTGAGGTAAAAGAAAAGTCCGTGTCTCAGGATGAGCTTTTGAAAGCTCTGGATGATGAGGAGGGCGAAGCCAAGCCGAAGAAAAAAGCGGCGGCCAAGAAGTCTTCAGCGAAAAAAAGCGATGGTAAGAAAAAGCCGGCTACTCAAAAAGCGGCGGCGAAGAAAAAAGCTGCTGCGAAGAAGTAA
- the clpP gene encoding ATP-dependent Clp endopeptidase proteolytic subunit ClpP — protein MSTDFNERDPLEVYNNTLVPTVIEQTNRGERAFDIYSRLLKERIIFLTGEVHDYVTSLICAQLLFLESENPKKPISFYINSPGGVVTAGLSVYDTMQYIKPEVHTVCIGQAASMGSLLLAAGAAGHRYSLPNSRIMIHQPSGGARGQATDIEIQAREILRLRERLNEIYVHHTGQKLADVEKAMERDNFMSAKEAKKFGLIDEVVENHVLADDDKKK, from the coding sequence ATGAGCACAGATTTCAATGAACGCGATCCTTTAGAAGTTTACAACAATACGCTGGTGCCGACCGTGATCGAGCAGACAAACCGCGGTGAGCGGGCGTTTGATATTTATTCGCGCCTCTTGAAAGAGCGGATTATTTTCCTGACCGGGGAGGTGCATGATTATGTTACCAGCCTGATTTGCGCGCAGCTTTTGTTTCTGGAATCCGAGAATCCCAAAAAACCGATTTCCTTTTATATTAATTCACCTGGCGGTGTGGTAACGGCTGGTTTGTCTGTTTATGACACGATGCAATATATAAAGCCTGAGGTTCATACGGTGTGTATTGGGCAGGCGGCGTCGATGGGCTCGTTGTTGTTGGCGGCCGGTGCGGCTGGGCATCGTTATTCCTTGCCGAATTCACGCATTATGATCCACCAGCCATCAGGGGGTGCGCGGGGGCAGGCTACCGATATTGAGATTCAGGCGCGTGAGATCCTGCGGCTGCGTGAACGTTTGAACGAGATTTATGTGCATCATACCGGACAAAAGCTTGCTGACGTTGAAAAAGCAATGGAACGCGATAATTTTATGAGCGCAAAAGAAGCTAAGAAATTTGGTTTGATTGACGAAGTTGTAGAAAATCACGTTTTGGCCGATGATGATAAGAAAAAATAA